One stretch of Gemmatimonadota bacterium DNA includes these proteins:
- a CDS encoding Mrp/NBP35 family ATP-binding protein, translated as MSAPPIPERPPIPGVRHIVAIASGKGGVGKTTTASNLAVAMAQSGHAVGLMDADIYGPNVPIMMGSKAQPQMTPEQKIEPLELYGVKMVSLGLIAGDGVPIIWRGPMLAKMVTQFVRDVAWAPLDCLVIDLPPGTGDVQLTLTQSTPLDGAVIVTTPPLVALEDVRRGVEMFHTVEVPVLGVIENMSTYICSKCGTETPIFGQGGGERTAKAYNVPFLGAIPLHLQVQMGSDTGEPIVASDPDSPLAKIYRDIADSIWQSLEM; from the coding sequence GTGAGCGCACCACCAATCCCAGAGCGTCCACCCATCCCGGGTGTCAGACACATCGTCGCAATCGCCAGTGGCAAAGGCGGCGTGGGCAAAACCACGACCGCGTCAAATCTGGCTGTGGCAATGGCACAATCGGGTCACGCCGTGGGATTGATGGACGCGGATATTTACGGACCCAATGTACCGATTATGATGGGCAGCAAAGCGCAGCCCCAGATGACACCGGAGCAAAAAATTGAACCCCTTGAGCTGTACGGTGTAAAAATGGTATCTCTGGGATTAATCGCCGGCGATGGCGTACCCATCATCTGGCGTGGACCAATGTTAGCCAAAATGGTCACCCAATTCGTGCGCGACGTGGCCTGGGCACCGCTCGATTGCCTGGTTATCGACTTGCCTCCAGGCACTGGCGATGTGCAACTGACCCTGACCCAATCGACCCCATTGGATGGCGCGGTCATCGTAACGACCCCCCCCCTGGTCGCCCTGGAAGACGTGCGGCGCGGCGTCGAAATGTTTCACACCGTTGAAGTACCCGTACTCGGTGTAATCGAAAACATGAGCACTTATATATGCAGCAAGTGCGGCACAGAAACGCCGATCTTTGGTCAGGGAGGCGGCGAACGCACAGCAAAAGCCTATAACGTGCCATTTTTGGGCGCAATTCCCCTGCATCTACAGGTACAAATGGGAAGTGACACAGGAGAACCAATCGTAGCCTCTGATCCCGACTCGCCTCTGGCAAAGATATACCGCGACATCGCCGACAGCATCTGGCAATCGCTGGAGATGTGA
- a CDS encoding efflux RND transporter periplasmic adaptor subunit produces MVLWAFSGCSEDATADKASADSTAKTSSAKADSAKADSAKVAAKQKRTKQPNPKAKNQPNPNRKNQKPRVAEGVPVKVSVVGTGKISQHVLYSATVEAEETIDIYARGSGLVRRVLIEEGERVREGQVLIELVDDELKLNEAEAKLAYQKLESQLKRKEELFNRQLLAKEEYEDLKINVEQSKIRWERARLSLDYARVRAPVSGVISRRSVKLGDRIGASTKLYEMVNLSRLIAYVHVPGQGMHNLAVGQPALITTDFLPGTKFEGKILRISPVVDPGSGTFKVTLELKSKNRLLRPGMFVNAHIVTATHPQAILVPKRAVVYDDGMPHVFVVSDSTVNKVRFEMGFDDTEFVEVLAGVKKGDQIVVVGQNGLKDKAKVRIIEGEGLRIPAEPDSTGEQAEKT; encoded by the coding sequence ATGGTTCTTTGGGCATTTTCCGGCTGCAGCGAGGACGCCACTGCCGACAAGGCATCTGCTGATAGCACGGCAAAGACCAGTTCTGCCAAAGCTGATTCTGCCAAAGCTGATTCTGCCAAAGTTGCCGCAAAGCAGAAGCGCACCAAACAACCGAATCCAAAGGCCAAAAATCAACCAAATCCCAACCGCAAAAATCAAAAACCGAGAGTTGCCGAGGGGGTCCCCGTAAAAGTATCTGTCGTGGGAACGGGCAAAATCTCCCAGCATGTGCTCTATAGCGCCACAGTAGAAGCCGAGGAAACCATCGACATTTACGCGCGAGGCTCCGGATTGGTGCGGCGCGTACTGATCGAAGAAGGGGAGCGTGTGCGCGAGGGCCAGGTACTGATCGAACTGGTTGACGACGAATTAAAACTCAATGAAGCCGAGGCGAAATTGGCGTATCAAAAGCTGGAAAGCCAGCTCAAACGAAAAGAAGAGTTATTTAATCGACAACTCCTGGCAAAAGAAGAATACGAAGACCTCAAAATCAATGTTGAACAGAGCAAAATTCGGTGGGAACGCGCCCGATTATCCCTCGATTATGCGCGCGTGCGCGCGCCGGTAAGCGGAGTCATATCAAGGCGCTCGGTCAAGCTGGGCGACCGCATAGGTGCCAGCACCAAGCTCTACGAAATGGTCAACCTGAGCCGTTTAATCGCGTATGTACACGTACCGGGACAGGGCATGCACAATTTGGCGGTTGGACAGCCCGCACTCATAACAACAGATTTCTTACCCGGTACAAAATTTGAAGGAAAAATCTTGCGTATCAGCCCGGTCGTCGATCCCGGATCGGGCACCTTTAAAGTAACCCTGGAACTGAAATCAAAGAATCGGCTGCTGCGGCCCGGCATGTTTGTCAATGCACACATCGTCACAGCGACCCACCCCCAGGCTATCCTCGTACCCAAGCGGGCTGTGGTGTATGACGATGGCATGCCGCACGTATTCGTCGTGTCGGACAGCACGGTCAACAAAGTGCGCTTTGAAATGGGCTTTGACGACACCGAATTTGTCGAAGTACTCGCGGGCGTAAAAAAAGGCGATCAGATAGTCGTGGTAGGGCAAAACGGTTTGAAGGACAAAGCCAAAGTGCGAATCATCGAAGGTGAAGGATTGCGCATTCCCGCGGAGCCAGATTCAACTGGGGAACAGGCAGAAAAAACGTGA
- a CDS encoding efflux RND transporter permease subunit: MQNNMESEIQDNVKRDFSRTFEITTRRPVAIFMVVLAVAVFGYVSYQQLPLNMMPDISYPTLTVRTEYPDTAPEEVENLISRPIEQRLGVVSNLVSITSISRPGMSDVILEFGWDTDMNDAVQTVRENLDRLNLPRGVNRPLILRYDPTQDPIMRVGIYGNENMYVLRHIAEEEIKQELEALKGVAAARVKGGLEEEIRVEISERQLALMGLNINTINRRLQEENVNLAGGSLLDGQTQYLVRTLNEFRTIDEIANLVVGDRNDIEIRVKDVGQVYRTHKEREIITRVNSVESVEIEIFKEADANIVATAQRVRDRLFGTPEQLAYIEKLKAGEIEKAKANDRREQVRQFVQMKEMTSFIAFTLPEGVDMEMLSDQSTFIESSVNEVKQTALIGGLLAILVLYIFLRNPSHTAIVGLAIPISIVATFAPMNIFGVSLNIMSLGGLALGIGMLVDNAIVVLESIFRCREEGDDMISATVRGTGEVGGAVFASTLTTVAVFFPIVFVEGVAGQIFGDMALTVVFSLLASLGVALFFIPMLASRQVHLARGDSEGQSRRLMQSEVLQLRSVAWLLEGMGLKNRGENALQYHAMNSRTLLMRVPIGFAYLLGEYVARTLWLASVIAIVALKAVFTVLAVLLYPIIYPGWGFYCWLGSGPLWRQKINRLWGPLCAWAEDRDLFGKAWVRIIWDDLLSFITPQNLGRDLGVQTRWTGRTLKRLFHWVWDRAIWKRVLKIAPVLLGAVGVLLLFVLGAVYFLLRFLIFTTLILVGKILILALMFVFLTGLVALLVIALILLPILAPVLFLFERGFAAIRRAYTPFIRWALHNRLSIVAGAVVPFAICWMVLLPRLGNELIPQVHQGEFNVDIGLPVGTPLEMTDETLKLIESRVMDAYDVGAISSTVGVDKTDITSSDQGEHTGVVSVVLEDIETDSPQNVMAGWGQDLLTLPTRIWGGIKGESVLAQREDALMADLRNRLSDLPQIKADFSRPALFSFKTPIEVEIRGYDLPTLTQLGREAERVMSEIPGLYDVKSSLQRGNPEVQIVYKRELLAKYNLNVRQVASLVREKVQGNVVTRFREADRRIDVLVRVDEADRAGVTELRRLVVNPGRQQVPIRLSAVADIEVHEGPSEIRRIDQQRAVLISANVSGIDLGTMTAMIQQALETMEVPQDVSMVIGGQNKEMETSLNSLTFALGLAIFLVYIVMASQFESFLHPFVIMFSIPLALIGVIVILFLTGISLSVVVFLGVIMLAGIVVNNAIVLVDYINHLRRSGMSKLEAIVQAGEVRLRPILMTTSTTVLGLLPMALGLGDGAEIRTPMAITVVAGLISSTLLTLVIIPTVYSLMDRSE; the protein is encoded by the coding sequence ATGCAAAACAATATGGAATCAGAAATTCAGGACAATGTAAAACGGGATTTTTCTCGCACATTTGAGATTACAACTCGGCGGCCCGTAGCGATCTTTATGGTCGTCCTGGCCGTTGCCGTATTTGGCTATGTGTCTTATCAGCAACTGCCGCTAAACATGATGCCCGACATCTCATATCCAACGCTAACAGTGCGTACCGAATATCCCGATACCGCACCCGAGGAAGTTGAAAATTTGATCTCAAGGCCCATTGAGCAGCGCCTGGGAGTCGTGAGCAATCTCGTAAGCATTACATCGATCTCCAGACCCGGCATGTCCGATGTAATCCTGGAATTTGGCTGGGACACCGATATGAATGATGCCGTGCAAACAGTGCGCGAAAACCTCGACCGCCTCAACTTGCCGCGCGGCGTCAATCGCCCATTGATATTGCGCTACGACCCCACGCAAGACCCCATAATGCGCGTTGGGATTTACGGCAACGAGAATATGTATGTATTGCGCCATATTGCCGAAGAAGAAATCAAGCAAGAACTGGAAGCACTCAAAGGCGTAGCTGCGGCGCGTGTAAAAGGCGGACTCGAAGAAGAAATTCGAGTTGAGATCAGCGAACGACAACTGGCACTGATGGGGCTTAATATCAACACCATCAACCGACGGTTGCAGGAGGAAAATGTCAACCTGGCTGGCGGCAGTTTGCTGGACGGACAAACGCAGTACCTCGTGCGCACGCTGAATGAATTTCGCACCATTGACGAAATTGCCAATCTGGTAGTCGGCGACCGCAATGATATTGAAATCCGGGTAAAAGATGTGGGGCAAGTTTATCGCACGCACAAAGAGCGAGAGATCATCACGCGGGTCAATAGTGTAGAAAGTGTAGAAATCGAAATTTTTAAGGAAGCCGACGCCAATATCGTAGCCACAGCACAGCGCGTGCGCGACCGCCTGTTTGGCACACCCGAACAATTGGCATACATAGAAAAACTCAAAGCGGGCGAGATCGAAAAAGCCAAAGCCAACGACCGGCGAGAACAGGTACGGCAATTTGTACAGATGAAAGAGATGACGAGTTTTATCGCCTTTACATTGCCCGAAGGCGTGGACATGGAAATGCTGTCCGATCAATCGACATTTATTGAATCATCGGTCAATGAGGTCAAGCAAACCGCGCTGATAGGCGGGTTGCTCGCCATACTGGTCCTGTACATCTTCCTTCGCAATCCATCTCACACAGCTATTGTGGGCCTCGCCATCCCAATTTCAATTGTGGCGACCTTTGCCCCTATGAACATCTTTGGCGTATCCCTGAATATCATGTCTCTGGGCGGGTTGGCACTCGGTATTGGAATGCTGGTTGACAATGCCATTGTCGTATTGGAAAGCATTTTTCGGTGCCGCGAAGAAGGCGACGATATGATTTCAGCCACCGTCCGGGGGACCGGGGAAGTCGGTGGGGCGGTTTTTGCATCCACACTGACAACTGTGGCGGTATTTTTTCCCATCGTATTTGTCGAAGGCGTGGCCGGGCAGATCTTTGGCGACATGGCACTAACCGTTGTCTTTTCACTCCTGGCATCTCTGGGCGTCGCGCTATTCTTTATCCCCATGCTGGCTTCGCGGCAAGTGCATCTGGCACGCGGTGATAGCGAAGGGCAAAGCAGGCGTCTGATGCAGTCTGAAGTATTGCAATTGCGTTCAGTCGCGTGGTTACTCGAAGGTATGGGCCTGAAAAACAGGGGCGAAAATGCGCTTCAATATCACGCCATGAATTCTCGTACGCTATTGATGCGCGTGCCAATTGGCTTTGCCTACTTGTTGGGCGAATACGTCGCCCGCACATTGTGGCTTGCAAGTGTAATCGCGATCGTGGCACTCAAAGCCGTATTCACTGTATTGGCGGTTCTTCTATACCCCATCATCTATCCCGGATGGGGATTTTATTGCTGGCTCGGTTCTGGACCATTATGGCGCCAGAAAATAAATCGCCTGTGGGGTCCTTTGTGCGCCTGGGCTGAGGATCGCGACCTGTTTGGCAAAGCATGGGTGCGGATAATATGGGACGATCTGCTGTCATTTATCACACCCCAAAATTTGGGACGCGACCTGGGTGTACAAACGCGATGGACGGGAAGAACATTGAAGCGTCTCTTCCACTGGGTCTGGGACCGCGCGATATGGAAGCGCGTTTTAAAAATCGCACCAGTGCTCCTCGGCGCAGTGGGCGTTTTGCTACTCTTTGTACTCGGCGCGGTTTATTTTCTACTTCGATTCTTGATCTTTACCACACTCATCCTGGTCGGCAAAATACTGATCCTGGCGCTCATGTTTGTATTTTTAACCGGATTGGTCGCATTGCTGGTAATCGCCCTTATCCTCTTGCCCATCCTCGCGCCCGTGCTGTTTTTATTTGAACGCGGTTTTGCAGCCATTCGGCGTGCTTACACACCTTTTATCCGCTGGGCATTACACAACAGACTGAGTATTGTAGCGGGTGCTGTGGTACCTTTTGCAATATGCTGGATGGTCTTATTGCCCCGACTGGGCAATGAATTGATCCCGCAAGTGCATCAGGGCGAATTTAATGTGGATATTGGTTTGCCCGTGGGTACGCCTCTCGAAATGACCGATGAAACCCTGAAGCTCATCGAATCACGGGTGATGGATGCTTATGATGTAGGTGCGATTTCTTCGACAGTTGGCGTGGATAAAACCGATATCACATCGTCTGATCAGGGCGAACACACCGGGGTTGTGTCTGTGGTACTGGAGGATATCGAAACAGACAGCCCCCAAAATGTAATGGCGGGTTGGGGACAGGACCTGCTGACATTGCCCACACGTATTTGGGGCGGCATCAAAGGGGAAAGTGTTTTGGCACAGCGCGAAGACGCATTGATGGCTGACTTGCGAAACAGGCTCTCGGATTTGCCTCAGATAAAAGCCGATTTTTCACGTCCCGCACTATTTAGTTTTAAGACACCTATAGAAGTGGAAATTCGCGGTTACGATTTGCCGACATTGACCCAATTGGGGCGCGAGGCAGAACGGGTAATGAGCGAGATCCCCGGACTATACGATGTGAAGTCGAGCCTTCAACGCGGCAACCCGGAAGTGCAAATTGTCTATAAGCGCGAATTATTAGCCAAATACAACTTGAATGTGCGCCAGGTAGCCTCGCTGGTACGCGAAAAAGTACAGGGCAATGTGGTAACGCGATTTCGAGAGGCTGACCGGCGCATCGATGTGCTGGTGCGCGTAGATGAAGCCGACCGCGCCGGAGTAACTGAATTGCGCCGACTGGTCGTGAACCCGGGCCGCCAGCAAGTGCCCATTCGCCTATCTGCGGTCGCCGACATCGAAGTACACGAAGGCCCGAGTGAAATTCGGCGCATAGATCAACAGCGCGCGGTTCTGATTTCAGCCAATGTGAGCGGTATAGACCTGGGAACAATGACCGCTATGATTCAGCAGGCACTGGAAACAATGGAAGTACCCCAGGATGTATCGATGGTCATTGGTGGCCAAAACAAGGAAATGGAGACATCGCTGAACAGTTTGACCTTTGCATTGGGCCTCGCAATTTTTCTCGTGTACATCGTCATGGCCTCGCAATTTGAATCATTCCTCCATCCATTCGTAATCATGTTTAGCATTCCACTGGCACTGATTGGCGTAATCGTCATTCTATTTCTCACTGGCATATCCCTTTCCGTCGTAGTTTTTCTGGGCGTTATCATGCTGGCGGGCATCGTGGTGAACAACGCCATTGTGCTCGTAGATTATATCAACCATCTGCGGCGCAGTGGGATGTCCAAATTAGAAGCAATTGTACAGGCTGGCGAAGTGCGATTGCGCCCCATCCTGATGACCACATCGACAACCGTACTGGGATTATTGCCCATGGCGCTCGGCCTGGGCGATGGCGCGGAAATCCGTACGCCAATGGCGATCACCGTCGTAGCCGGGCTAATCAGTTCCACCCTATTAACACTGGTCATTATTCCAACCGTATATTCTCTAATGGACCGCAGCGAATGA
- a CDS encoding TolC family protein, protein MRCVRYIAVLAIIFAHVNTSAQEARKEMRLTLNECVEISLTSSAQIEQFKYTVAIAETQVDNARNSFFPTASTMTWGLNRSVQGPREGQVLDQTTGTLVQLLGEDRIGGGQNFRIGGLSMPIYDGQIISQLSSAKNSLMQTQMQQVGTRQTIIFQTKQRYFLLLQAIKLLEVQQERVRVAEESLRRAETLYEIGSAAILQVTNARSNLAGLRATLIQRENAVSIAQSNLAFTMGLGTDVDIIPSEEEFELLSPKYSFTDALSIALKEHPDILGSKYGMLSARDTYNATRKSLYHPRITMNTGAYSWSIGKDEEFGGIEDIFLKNYNYSFSIGVTMPLFNFNTSVNLKRQKLQYLRSQEQLDQAKRQKALVLQQLYLNLERFRRLIEANEVAVEAAEENFKLEEERYNFGGGTFLERLTAQRDLFDARNNLVQSKYNYLIEMANLENEIGTPVVGNPE, encoded by the coding sequence ATGCGTTGCGTTAGATACATCGCAGTACTGGCAATTATTTTTGCCCATGTGAATACAAGTGCTCAAGAAGCGCGAAAAGAAATGCGCCTCACGCTAAATGAGTGTGTGGAGATCTCGCTGACGAGCAGTGCCCAGATTGAGCAATTTAAGTACACGGTTGCGATTGCGGAGACCCAGGTAGATAATGCACGGAATAGTTTTTTTCCAACTGCTTCTACTATGACCTGGGGGCTCAATAGAAGTGTTCAGGGACCGCGTGAAGGACAGGTTCTGGATCAGACGACCGGTACGCTGGTGCAGTTATTGGGAGAAGATCGAATTGGTGGTGGGCAGAACTTCAGAATTGGTGGACTGTCAATGCCCATTTATGACGGTCAGATCATTTCCCAGCTATCGAGCGCGAAAAACAGTCTGATGCAAACACAAATGCAACAAGTAGGCACTCGCCAAACGATCATTTTTCAAACCAAGCAGCGCTACTTTCTATTGTTACAAGCCATCAAACTATTGGAAGTCCAGCAAGAGCGCGTGCGGGTAGCCGAAGAAAGCCTGCGCAGGGCAGAGACATTGTATGAAATTGGATCCGCGGCAATTTTGCAGGTAACAAATGCAAGATCAAATCTGGCGGGTTTGCGCGCAACCCTGATTCAGCGAGAAAATGCCGTGAGTATCGCTCAGTCGAACCTGGCATTTACAATGGGCCTGGGCACGGATGTAGATATTATCCCCTCAGAAGAAGAGTTTGAACTTCTGTCTCCGAAATATTCTTTTACCGATGCACTGTCTATAGCCCTTAAAGAACACCCCGACATCCTGGGTAGCAAGTACGGTATGCTGTCTGCCCGAGACACTTATAATGCGACGAGGAAAAGTTTGTACCACCCCAGAATTACGATGAACACGGGAGCTTATAGCTGGAGCATTGGTAAGGATGAGGAATTTGGTGGTATAGAAGACATCTTCCTTAAGAACTATAACTATAGTTTTAGTATCGGCGTGACTATGCCCCTTTTTAACTTCAATACGAGCGTCAACTTGAAACGGCAAAAGTTGCAGTATTTGCGCAGCCAGGAACAATTAGATCAGGCAAAACGACAAAAAGCATTGGTCCTCCAGCAACTCTACCTCAACCTGGAACGCTTTCGGCGTTTGATCGAAGCAAATGAAGTAGCTGTGGAAGCGGCTGAAGAAAATTTTAAGCTGGAAGAAGAGCGATATAATTTTGGCGGGGGAACATTTCTCGAGCGATTGACGGCGCAGCGCGATTTGTTTGATGCGCGCAATAATCTCGTGCAGTCAAAATACAACTATCTGATCGAAATGGCGAATTTGGAAAACGAAATCGGCACACCCGTTGTCGGAAATCCTGAATAG
- a CDS encoding metal-binding protein: protein MPSGKTHTRIDLFLLVVIIGIGACFWNPLVEYFGRDEMVEYGTVFVAAYLFGTFLLSPDLDLKASDPLKNWGILRLLWRPYSHIFKHRGISHTPIVGTLTRVLYIFIVVYAIAAIPNAFFDLGWKMSFDDLKDLDLKIVIWALAGLCLPDLFHILADHTLKNAR, encoded by the coding sequence ATGCCATCGGGAAAAACACATACGCGGATTGACCTTTTTTTACTGGTAGTCATCATCGGCATTGGAGCCTGTTTTTGGAATCCCCTCGTCGAATATTTCGGACGCGATGAAATGGTCGAATACGGAACTGTTTTTGTGGCTGCCTACTTATTTGGCACGTTTTTACTATCGCCCGATCTGGACTTAAAAGCCAGTGACCCATTGAAAAACTGGGGGATTTTGCGTTTGCTGTGGCGGCCTTATTCCCATATTTTCAAACACAGAGGAATTTCACATACGCCGATTGTGGGCACCCTGACCCGGGTGCTTTATATTTTCATAGTTGTGTACGCAATCGCAGCTATACCCAACGCATTCTTTGATCTGGGTTGGAAAATGTCGTTTGACGACTTGAAAGACCTGGATCTCAAAATCGTTATATGGGCACTTGCGGGACTGTGTTTGCCCGATCTATTTCACATTTTGGCCGATCACACACTTAAAAACGCCCGTTGA
- a CDS encoding peptidoglycan DD-metalloendopeptidase family protein, producing MNWQRKNFSVLVIPDDGSRTLKFKLGHRMLLGIGSGLAFGLLMVFIGLFFFWRATHWKHTAQILEQENEHLHADVARVDELAQVVTRMQVGEQKLRSILAGHMGLPPIPDEAQYVEGYYEIATLLVQNKPRVGLEMHWIPAIWPVPPSLGWVARAFEAGDNCINGVSPTGVLIKCHSGIDIAASAGTPVQATANGQVTFADFDPELGHLVVIDHGGMYTTRYGHNRALLVKEGDYVRQGQYIALVGTSTQSREPHLHYEVIEGGRACNPHDFLPRN from the coding sequence TTGAACTGGCAACGCAAAAATTTTTCAGTGCTGGTCATTCCAGACGATGGTTCACGGACCCTGAAGTTTAAACTCGGTCATCGCATGCTATTGGGGATAGGCTCAGGATTGGCCTTTGGGCTGTTGATGGTATTTATCGGTCTATTTTTTTTCTGGCGAGCCACGCATTGGAAACACACCGCGCAAATACTGGAACAGGAAAATGAGCACCTGCACGCCGATGTTGCCCGCGTGGATGAACTGGCGCAAGTGGTAACGCGCATGCAGGTCGGAGAGCAAAAATTGCGTTCCATATTGGCAGGTCACATGGGATTGCCGCCAATACCCGATGAAGCGCAGTACGTTGAAGGATACTATGAAATAGCAACCCTATTGGTGCAAAACAAGCCGCGCGTTGGTCTGGAAATGCACTGGATTCCCGCAATCTGGCCTGTGCCCCCTTCTCTTGGATGGGTAGCACGTGCATTTGAAGCGGGAGACAACTGTATCAACGGGGTATCTCCGACGGGCGTATTGATAAAATGCCATTCGGGGATTGATATCGCCGCCAGTGCGGGGACACCCGTGCAGGCCACAGCCAATGGACAGGTGACATTTGCAGATTTCGATCCCGAGTTGGGGCATCTGGTGGTTATTGATCACGGTGGCATGTATACGACGCGGTATGGTCACAACCGCGCACTGCTGGTCAAAGAAGGAGACTATGTCAGGCAAGGGCAATACATCGCTCTGGTAGGCACCTCAACGCAAAGCCGTGAACCTCATTTACACTACGAAGTTATCGAAGGGGGACGGGCATGCAATCCGCACGATTTCTTACCTCGAAATTAG
- a CDS encoding polymer-forming cytoskeletal protein — protein sequence MQSARFLTSKLAKLNKHNHVEAINTIVGERSVVEGHFQIADSIRVDGTFRGKITSSGSLIVSTQGEVDADLIHVKDAVIDGCVKGPLDASHSVRLGPSAEVDGDITTQVLIVEKGAVLRGTCAVAPNAVDIETQADVDTETQEDAEIEEREDTDMETQKDVEQVAD from the coding sequence ATGCAATCCGCACGATTTCTTACCTCGAAATTAGCGAAGCTTAACAAACATAATCACGTAGAAGCCATCAATACAATTGTAGGTGAAAGATCGGTTGTGGAAGGGCATTTTCAGATCGCCGATAGCATTCGCGTAGATGGGACTTTTCGCGGAAAAATCACGTCTTCTGGTTCACTGATCGTCAGTACTCAGGGCGAGGTAGATGCCGATTTGATCCACGTAAAAGACGCAGTTATTGACGGATGTGTCAAAGGACCTCTAGATGCCTCCCACTCCGTAAGGCTTGGCCCCAGCGCTGAGGTTGATGGCGACATTACAACTCAGGTGTTGATAGTCGAAAAAGGTGCTGTATTGCGCGGGACCTGCGCTGTAGCCCCCAATGCCGTGGATATAGAAACGCAAGCAGATGTGGATACAGAAACGCAGGAAGATGCAGAAATAGAAGAACGAGAAGATACGGATATGGAAACGCAGAAAGATGTTGAGCAGGTAGCAGATTGA
- the hflX gene encoding GTPase HflX, whose translation MYDLIKEHAFERGILVGLALPGVSVAEAQDTLDELGLLADTAGVDVAVQVLQERGRRDPAYLIGRGKAEELVEQVAEYNAQVVIFDEDLSPAQTRNLETLLEVKIIDRSRLILDIFASRAKTREAQTQVELAQLIYMLPRLTRQWTHLSRQAGGTGGSGGVGTRGPGETQLEVDRRATNRRITILKQALDRIARQREIARKQRTDIFRAALVGYTNAGKSTLMRALSGADVLIEDRLFATLDSTTRRISLGYNRDILLSDTVGFIKKLPHHLIASFQSTLEEAIEADLLLHVVDVSHPACEEHIATVIEVLGELDVADRPTMMVFNKNDLLDDQARREYLKATYPDAVWLSAETGDGLKDLRWAIYNHLEGDRLTLVVQIPQREGKLLSELYRIGEVLHTDYKGNDVLMEVKLSQHNARRLLPNGRYQIMC comes from the coding sequence ATGTACGATCTCATAAAAGAACACGCGTTTGAGCGGGGGATACTCGTCGGGCTTGCGTTGCCCGGCGTTTCAGTGGCCGAGGCACAGGACACGCTTGACGAGCTCGGGCTTTTGGCGGATACGGCGGGTGTTGATGTTGCCGTGCAGGTGCTTCAGGAACGCGGGCGCAGAGATCCCGCATATCTCATCGGTCGCGGCAAGGCCGAAGAACTCGTCGAACAGGTCGCAGAATACAATGCCCAGGTCGTTATTTTTGACGAGGACCTTTCGCCGGCACAAACCCGCAATCTCGAAACCCTGCTTGAAGTTAAAATTATCGATCGCAGCCGACTCATTCTCGATATCTTTGCCAGTCGCGCTAAGACCAGAGAGGCACAAACTCAGGTCGAGTTGGCTCAACTTATCTATATGTTGCCCCGGTTGACCCGTCAATGGACCCATCTTTCGCGGCAAGCTGGCGGTACTGGTGGCTCTGGCGGTGTGGGTACGCGCGGTCCGGGTGAAACGCAGCTCGAGGTGGATCGCCGCGCGACCAATCGCCGCATTACGATTCTCAAACAGGCACTGGACCGCATTGCCAGACAACGCGAGATTGCCCGCAAACAACGCACCGATATTTTTCGCGCAGCACTTGTCGGTTATACCAATGCGGGCAAATCTACCCTTATGCGTGCTCTTTCTGGCGCTGATGTGTTGATTGAAGATCGACTTTTTGCCACGCTTGATTCCACCACACGGCGCATCTCCCTCGGTTATAACCGCGATATTCTTTTGTCCGATACCGTTGGGTTTATCAAAAAGCTGCCCCACCATTTGATCGCTTCTTTTCAAAGTACCCTTGAAGAGGCAATCGAAGCCGATCTTTTGCTCCATGTGGTTGACGTCAGTCATCCTGCTTGTGAAGAGCATATCGCTACGGTAATTGAGGTGCTTGGGGAACTCGATGTGGCCGATAGGCCGACTATGATGGTGTTTAACAAAAATGATCTGTTAGACGATCAGGCTCGACGCGAGTATCTAAAAGCCACATATCCCGACGCGGTCTGGCTTTCTGCTGAGACGGGCGATGGACTCAAAGACCTGCGATGGGCGATCTACAATCACCTTGAGGGCGATCGTTTGACGCTCGTGGTTCAGATTCCGCAACGCGAGGGCAAACTCCTGTCAGAACTCTACCGAATTGGCGAAGTTTTGCACACGGACTACAAGGGCAATGATGTTTTAATGGAGGTGAAACTCAGCCAGCACAATGCACGGCGTCTTTTGCCCAATGGTCGCTATCAAATCATGTGCTGA